The [Eubacterium] eligens ATCC 27750 genome segment GGCCGATTACATAATTCTGGCAATCGGATGCGTTGTTGTATTAATAATAAGCATACTTAAAGAAAGAGGAGTACAGATAAGAGCTGCCGTAGCAGCAAAGCCAATAGCTGTAAGATGGCTTATTTATTACGGTCTTATAGTAGCAATATTTGTTCTGGGATATGCAAGTGACGCTGGAAGCGGATTCTTATATGCGAATTTCTGACAGCCATAATTAAATGGAGGATTTATGAAACATTTAAAGGAAATGTATGAATACAGAGAAATGATATTTTCTCTGGTAAAGAAAGATTTACGTGGAAGATACAAGGGCTCTGTGCTCGGATTTATGTGGACATTTATTAACCCGTTGTTACAGCTTTTAGTGTTTACACTGGTTTTCTCAATAATTATGAGAGCCAATTATGAGCAATATTATCTGTTCCTTTTCGTAGCGCTTGTACCATGGATGTTTTTCGGCTCAAGTGTTCAGGATGGTTCAACATGTATAATGCGTGAATCTAACATGGTTAAGAAAATATATTTTCCAAGAGAGGTTATTCCAATATCTACAGTAACAAGTGCATTCATTAATATGATTCTTACATTTGTTGTTGTGTTTATCGTTCTTCTTATCTCAGGAAGAGGAATTAATCCGGTTGCATTATTATATCTTCCTGTTGTAATGATTGTTGAATATATATTATGTCTTGGAATTGGACTTATAGTTTCTGCACTTACTGTTTATTTAAGAGATTTACAGTACATTCTTGGAATTGTAGTTATGGCATTACAGTATATGACACCAGTTATGTATGGCGCTGATATGGTAGAGAATGCTAATGTTCCACAGATATTAAAGACAATATTTAACTTAAATCCAATGACACCAATAATCAATATATACAGACAGATTCTTTACTATAAGGAAATTCCAGATTTGTCTACATTATTGGTTGCTATTATAACAGGCGTTGTTTTTGTTATTCTGGGAGCAATTATATTCAGAAGACTTCAGCGCGGATTCGCAGAAGAGTTTTAATGTTTAAGAAAGTGAGATAAGTATGCTTAACAACGAGAATTCAATCGAAGTAAGGAATGTATCCAAAAGCTTTAAAGTGTATTTTGATAAAGGCAATGAACTTAAAGAGAAAATGCTGTTCTGGAAGAGAAACAGATATGAAAACAGAGTTGTTCTTAATAATATAAGTTTTACAGTAAAGAAGGGTGAGGCAGTAGGTCTTATTGGAAGAAACGGCTGTGGTAAGAGTACAACACTTAAGCTGTTGACTAAGATTATATATCCAGACAGCGGTTCTATTGAAATGTGCGGAAGAGTTTCAAGTCTTCTTGAACTTGGAGCAGGATTCCACCCTGACATGAGTGGAAGAGAAAACATATACACTAATGCTGCGATATTTGGTCTTACTAAGAAAGAGATAGATGAAAGACTTGAGGATATTATCGAGTTTTCAGAATTACAACAGTTTATTGATAATCCTGTAAGAACATATTCATCAGGTATGTACATGAGACTTGCATTCTCAGTAGCTATTAATGTTAATGCAGATATCCTTCTTATTGATGAGATTCTTGCTGTAGGTGATGCGAATTTTCAGGCAAAATGTTTCAACAAGTTAAGAGAGATTAAGGCTAATGGAACAACTATTATTATTGTATCACATGCTCTTGGACAGATTGAAGAGATATGTGATAAGTCAATCTGGATTAAAGATGGACAGATTGAGCAGGAAGGTGATCCAAGAGAAGTTGACATTGCTTATCTTGATTATATGAATCAGGAAAGATTAAGCAAGGATGAGCAGGAAAGAGCCAGAATCTTAAGAATTGAAGCAGAGCAGAGAAGACTTAAGAAGGCTGAGGAAGAGAATAAAGAAGGTGGTAACGATAAGCGTTACGGAAGTTTCGAGGCAAGAATTAATGATGTTATCTTGTCTTGTGATGACGGCAATAGGACAGAAACTCTTGAAACAGGAAGAAAAGCCGTGATAGAGATAGATTATTCTGTTGAGACTCCGGTAAAAGAAGTTCATGCAAGATATATGATTTACAGAATTGATGGTCAGTTATGCAGCGGAAGCAGTACTAAGATAGACAGACTTGATGCATTTGACCTTGAGAAAGATGGAAAGATTGTTATTGAGTTTGACAGTATGACACTTACAAGAAGCCAGTACTGGGTTGA includes the following:
- a CDS encoding ABC transporter permease, which gives rise to MKHLKEMYEYREMIFSLVKKDLRGRYKGSVLGFMWTFINPLLQLLVFTLVFSIIMRANYEQYYLFLFVALVPWMFFGSSVQDGSTCIMRESNMVKKIYFPREVIPISTVTSAFINMILTFVVVFIVLLISGRGINPVALLYLPVVMIVEYILCLGIGLIVSALTVYLRDLQYILGIVVMALQYMTPVMYGADMVENANVPQILKTIFNLNPMTPIINIYRQILYYKEIPDLSTLLVAIITGVVFVILGAIIFRRLQRGFAEEF
- a CDS encoding ABC transporter ATP-binding protein, with the protein product MLNNENSIEVRNVSKSFKVYFDKGNELKEKMLFWKRNRYENRVVLNNISFTVKKGEAVGLIGRNGCGKSTTLKLLTKIIYPDSGSIEMCGRVSSLLELGAGFHPDMSGRENIYTNAAIFGLTKKEIDERLEDIIEFSELQQFIDNPVRTYSSGMYMRLAFSVAINVNADILLIDEILAVGDANFQAKCFNKLREIKANGTTIIIVSHALGQIEEICDKSIWIKDGQIEQEGDPREVDIAYLDYMNQERLSKDEQERARILRIEAEQRRLKKAEEENKEGGNDKRYGSFEARINDVILSCDDGNRTETLETGRKAVIEIDYSVETPVKEVHARYMIYRIDGQLCSGSSTKIDRLDAFDLEKDGKIVIEFDSMTLTRSQYWVDIVLEKADGTPIDYYKEAARFNVVSGIEDMGVARIEHTWKNC